From a single Apium graveolens cultivar Ventura chromosome 2, ASM990537v1, whole genome shotgun sequence genomic region:
- the LOC141706933 gene encoding protein SOB FIVE-LIKE 5-like isoform X2: MNRSPSECSSGCESGWTAYLEQSSNSVYNEYRKNEKSKKVVLQEDRDLSMVSDASSGPRNDDPHVEEDDSFQYYSYSVSAPEQEKMRKHKIKNIKHQEGGKIMKNSHLDDTASSPVLSYSKNLALSSNQGSTEQEKQGFSTTDSKRKSLWNQHSGFLKSSVSGNEAS; encoded by the exons ATGAACAGGTCACCTTCTGAATGCAGTAGCGGATGTGAGTCCGGATGGACTGCTTATCTAGAGCAATCATCAAATTCTGTATACAATGAATATCGAAAAAATGAAAAGAGTAAAAAGGTTGTTTTGCAAGAAGATAGAGATTTGTCAATGGTTTCTGATGCATCTTCAGGGCCTAGGAATGATGATCCTCATGTAGAGGAAGACGATTCTTTTCAATATTATTCGTATTCTGTTTCTGCTCCAGAACAAGAAAAAATGAGGAAGCACAAGATTAAGAATATAAAACACCAAGAAGGTGGGAAGATTATGAAGAATTCTCATCTTGATGATACTGCTAGCTCTCCTGTTCTTAGCTATTCCAAG AACTTGGCCCTTTCCAGCAACCAAGGTTCCACAGAGCAAGAAAAACAAGGTTTTTCTACGACAGATTCTAAG AGAAAATCTTTATGGAACCAACATTCCGGATTCTTGAAATCCTCTGTTTCAGGAAATGAAGCCTCATAA
- the LOC141706933 gene encoding protein SOB FIVE-LIKE 5-like isoform X1, whose protein sequence is MNRSPSECSSGCESGWTAYLEQSSNSVYNEYRKNEKSKKVVLQEDRDLSMVSDASSGPRNDDPHVEEDDSFQYYSYSVSAPEQEKMRKHKIKNIKHQEGGKIMKNSHLDDTASSPVLSYSKKNLALSSNQGSTEQEKQGFSTTDSKRKSLWNQHSGFLKSSVSGNEAS, encoded by the exons ATGAACAGGTCACCTTCTGAATGCAGTAGCGGATGTGAGTCCGGATGGACTGCTTATCTAGAGCAATCATCAAATTCTGTATACAATGAATATCGAAAAAATGAAAAGAGTAAAAAGGTTGTTTTGCAAGAAGATAGAGATTTGTCAATGGTTTCTGATGCATCTTCAGGGCCTAGGAATGATGATCCTCATGTAGAGGAAGACGATTCTTTTCAATATTATTCGTATTCTGTTTCTGCTCCAGAACAAGAAAAAATGAGGAAGCACAAGATTAAGAATATAAAACACCAAGAAGGTGGGAAGATTATGAAGAATTCTCATCTTGATGATACTGCTAGCTCTCCTGTTCTTAGCTATTCCAAG AAGAACTTGGCCCTTTCCAGCAACCAAGGTTCCACAGAGCAAGAAAAACAAGGTTTTTCTACGACAGATTCTAAG AGAAAATCTTTATGGAACCAACATTCCGGATTCTTGAAATCCTCTGTTTCAGGAAATGAAGCCTCATAA
- the LOC141706935 gene encoding heptahelical transmembrane protein 4-like, with amino-acid sequence MMDNRKERFIVSSETDESQPDCEHGSRDFLKEGKSKRFWRGVKYQLVEYHTLPAYLRDNEYILRYYRSEWPLKQVFLSIFYIHNETLNIWTHLIGFLLFLSLTIYTAMKIPKVMDLQVVQQLSNMLRSTDFGKINAELNLPSLPNMADFHKFKSELKTSLPSVDFLPSLSVWNGLDLLTNCLPKHSVADPVKDCILKSVEGDMGNSLHSFPVDPVTRWPFFTFLGGAMFCLLASSTCHLLSCYSERLSYIMLRFDYSGIAALIATSFYPPVYYSFMCHPFLCNLYLSFITLLGIASIAFSLLPVFQKPHFRTLRASLFFGMGVSGAVPIMHKLILYWDKPVALETTAYEVLMGAFYGIGALIYAKRIPERWKPGKYDIAGHSHQFFHVLVVAGAYTHYHAGLIYLRWRDMEGCSKN; translated from the exons ATGATGGATAATCGGAAGGAAAGATTTATCGTGTCATCTGAAACAGATGAAAGTCAACCGGATTGCGAACATGGGAGCAGAGATTTCTTAAAAGAAGGGAAGAGTAAGAGATTTTGGAGAGGAGTTAAGTATCAGCTTGTTGAGTATCACACATTGCCGGCATATTTAAGGGATAACGAGTATATCTTGCGTTATTATCGATCAGAATGGCCTCTCAAGCAGGTCTTCTTGAGTATCTTCTATATTCATAATGAAACTCTTAATATTTGGAC GCATTTGATCGGATTTCTCCTGTTTTTATCATTAACAATATACACAGCAATGAAGATCCCCAAGGTAATGGATCTCCAGGTTGTACAACAGTTGTCTAACATGCTCAGGAGTACTGATTTTGGCAAGATAAACGCGGAACTGAACCTACCTTCCTTGCCCAATATGGCCGACTTTCATAAATTTAAAAGCGAATTGAAGACATCTTTGCCTTCAGTTGATTTTCTTCCTTCACTCTCTGTTTGGAATGGATTAGACCTTCTCACGAACTGTCTGCCAAAACATTCAGTTGCGGATCCAGTCAAAGATTGTATACTG AAAAGCGTAGAAGGCGATATGGGCAATAGTTTACATTCATTTCCAGTTGATCCGGTTACGAGATGGCCTTTTTTTACCTTCCTCGGAGGGGCCATGTTCTGCTTGCTAGCCAGCAGCACGTGCCACCTCCTCTCATGTTACTCAGAGCGCCTTTCATACATAATGCTCAGGTTCGACTATTCTGGCATTGCAGCTCTCATTGCAACTTCCTTTTACCCTCCTGTTTATTATTCCTTTATGTGCCATCCGTTTTTATGCAACCTCTACCTGAGCTTCATTACATTGTTGGGAATAGCTAGTATTGCTTTCTCTCTTCTCCCGGTATTCCAGAAACCCCATTTTCGAACCCTTCGTGCTTCCCTCTTCTTTGGGATGGGTGTATCAGGTGCCGTGCCCATCATGCATAAGTTGATTTTGTACTGGGATAAGCCAGTAGCTCTTGAGACCACCGCTTATGAAGTACTGATGGGAGCATTCTACGGGATTGGAGCGCTAATCTATGCCAAGAGAATACCTGAGCGATGGAAGCCTGGAAAGTATGATATAGCTGGACACAGTCATCAGTTTTTTCATGTGTTGGTCGTTGCAGGAGCTTATACACACTACCATGCTGGTTTGATCTACCTGAGGTGGCGGGACATGGAAGGTTGTTCTAAAAATTAA